A single region of the Brassica rapa cultivar Chiifu-401-42 chromosome A03, CAAS_Brap_v3.01, whole genome shotgun sequence genome encodes:
- the LOC103859996 gene encoding uncharacterized protein At4g14450, chloroplastic — protein MSTTMERPGCSSDSGTQRHPTRLLKRPPSLNIVPAPANNWTTAIPLLSPLALLPESPVNQPPVENQTKAITATVAPVFKTWQHPAAPFCYEPSSTFVPPFVPV, from the coding sequence ATGTCAACGACGATGGAGAGACCAGGCTGCAGCTCAGATTCCGGAACTCAGCGGCATCCCACTCGTCTACTAAAGCGACCTCCGTCGTTAAACATCGTTCCGGCTCCGGCGAATAACTGGACAACTGCCATCCCTCTCCTCTCGCCGCTAGCTCTTTTGCCAGAATCACCGGTCAACCAACCGCCGGTTGAGAACCAGACGAAAGCTATTACTGCGACGGTTGCACCGGTTTTCAAGACGTGGCAGCATCCGGCGGCGCCGTTTTGTTATGAGCCATCATCGACGTTTGTTCCACCGTTTGTACCGGTTTAG
- the LOC103859997 gene encoding uncharacterized protein LOC103859997 has protein sequence MDFVLRKVNSLGRKVATFPHVETIGRTLFASSFFLSAWHDYMELRSNWEGSEDYWRPKFGYSGDQIKHLMAVSIMVKTLGGLIFIYGSFFGAFFLLLHQGIATTIHHDFYNQRIDTEEFGLLYIKFKRILNETIYEGAQNLYNSNFDEQHIKQTISKFRELADHAVTNPALFGRDEFFRRLLRFIKALAVVGALLFFVTMKHKLNNSKKESKVKTD, from the exons ATGGATTTTGTGCTGAGAAAAGTGAACAGTTTAGGAAGAAAAGTTGCAACTTTCCCTCATGTGGAAACTATTGGAAGAACACTCTTTGCCTCATCCTTCTTCCTCTCTGCTTGGCATGA TTACATGGAGCTCAGATCCAATTGGGAAGGATCAGAGGATTACTGGAGACCGAAGTTCGGGTATTCAGGAGATCAGATTAAGCATCTTATGGCAGTTAGTATCATGGTGAAGACGCTTGGTGGACTTATCTTCATCTATGGCAGCTTCTTTGGAGCTTTCTTCTTG CTTCTACACCAAGGCATTGCTACAACGATACATCATGATTTCTACAACCAACGTATCGACACAGAAGAATTTGGACTACTTTATATCAAATTCAAAAGG ATCCTTAATGAAACAATATACGAAGGCGCTCAAAATCTCTATAATTCAAATTTTGACGAGCAGCATATTAAGCAAACCATATCGAAATTTCGTGAG CTTGCGGATCACGCAGTTACAAACCCTGCCTTGTTCGGACGTGATGAGTTTTTTCGACGGCTCTTACGTTTCATCAAAGCATTGGCCGTAGTAGGAGCATTGCTATTTTTCGTGACAATGAAGCATAAACTCAACAATTCCAAGAAGGAATCCAAAGTTAAAACTGACTGA
- the LOC103859998 gene encoding transcription factor MYB15, whose translation MGRAPCCEKMGLQRGPWTPEEDQILISFIHKHGHSNWRALPKQAGLLRCGKSCRLRWMNYLKPDIKRGNFTKEEEDAIISLHQVLGNRWSAIAAKLPGRTDNEIKNVWHTHLKKRLEDYQPAKPKSSNKKQGTKPKSPSAAAKLNSTRSESELGNSSNPSFESLFSASPSTSDEVSSVTLMSHEGHNNEAKMDNKLGDISTADQDCFSFENFGADIDESFWNEALYSQDEHNYASNLEVTGFDDETQQEFQQLGSVGNEMVFDSEMDFWYDVFVRTGGEQELLAGI comes from the exons ATGGGAAGAGCTCCATGCTGCGAGAAAATGGGGTTACAGAGAGGTCCATGGACGCCTGAAGAGGATCAAATCTTGATCTCTTTTATTCACAAACATGGTCATAGTAACTGGCGAGCCCTCCCTAAGCAAGCTG GACTTTTGAGATGTGGAAAAAGCTGTAGACTTAGGTGGATGAACTATTTAAAACCTGATATAAAAAGAGGCAATTTCACCAAAGAAGAGGAGGATGCTATCATTAGCTTGCACCAAGTCCTTGGCAATAG ATGGTCAGCGATTGCAGCAAAATTACCAGGAAGAACGGATAATGAGATCAAGAACGTATGGCACACTCACTTGAAGAAAAGACTCGAAGATTACCAACCCGCTAAACCTAAGAGCAGCAATAAGAAGCAGGGTACTAAACCTAAATCTCCATCCGCAGCGGCGAAACTGAACAGTACTAGAAGTGAATCGGAGCTTGGAAATTCATCAAACCCTTCTTTTGAAAGCTTGTTCTCGGCATCACCTTCGACAAGTGATGAGGTTTCTTCTGTGACACTCATGAGCCACGAAGGCCATAACAACGAGGCTAAGATGGATAACAAATTGGGAGACATCAGTACTGCGGACCAAGATTGTTTTTCTTTCGAAAATTTTGGAGCAGATATCGACGAGAGCTTTTGGAACGAGGCGCTATATAGTCAAGATGAACATAATTACGCGTCGAATCTTGAAGTGACTGGTTTTGATGATGAGACACAACAAGAGTTTCAGCAGTTAGGCTCCGTTGGAAATGAGATGGTTTTCGACAGTGAGATGGACTTCTGGTACGATGTATTCGTGAGAACTGGAGGGGAGCAAGAACTATTAGCTGggatataa